A stretch of the Candidatus Jettenia sp. AMX2 genome encodes the following:
- a CDS encoding peptidylprolyl isomerase: MRNAMKILSIFVVCLVLFQNIAFSEEARHYDVIASVNGKPIKQDDVVSRLKSFHDADPETLYEIKQEIIDHLITDILLEEFIDKQGIVVSQTAVEQEIAQIKKNIKGILSLEQVLDSIGSNLSEFKKSIKHSIALKMYFADKLDDKMLEVFFVKNKNLFNGESVRVSHILIDTRNMKTDEEFSRALDLLGDIKKEIHEGNAFEEIAKKYSNCPSALINGDLGFIQRKGTLAKSFLDMAFSLRINQVGGPIRTEYGYHFIKVTERKDGTNIRFRDVKERVRSEVLDTEIMNLIDRLRKEAHIIIY, from the coding sequence ATTAGGAATGCCATGAAAATACTGAGTATATTTGTAGTATGCCTGGTTTTATTTCAAAATATCGCATTTTCCGAGGAGGCCCGTCACTATGATGTTATAGCATCTGTGAATGGTAAACCGATAAAACAAGACGATGTAGTAAGCAGGCTTAAAAGTTTTCATGATGCCGACCCCGAAACACTTTATGAAATCAAACAGGAAATTATCGATCATTTAATTACCGATATACTGCTTGAAGAATTCATAGACAAACAAGGCATAGTCGTTTCACAAACGGCAGTTGAACAAGAAATCGCTCAGATTAAGAAAAATATAAAAGGTATTTTGTCGCTGGAACAAGTTCTCGATTCTATAGGTTCTAATCTCAGTGAATTTAAAAAGAGCATAAAGCATTCTATTGCCCTCAAAATGTATTTTGCTGATAAACTCGACGACAAAATGTTAGAAGTTTTTTTTGTGAAAAACAAAAATCTCTTTAATGGTGAATCGGTAAGGGTCAGTCATATACTTATTGACACAAGAAACATGAAAACAGATGAGGAATTTTCCCGGGCATTGGATCTGCTCGGGGATATTAAAAAGGAGATACATGAGGGAAATGCATTTGAGGAAATTGCAAAAAAATACTCTAATTGCCCTTCAGCACTTATAAATGGGGATTTGGGATTCATTCAGAGAAAAGGCACGCTGGCCAAATCATTTTTAGATATGGCATTTTCTTTGCGGATAAACCAGGTAGGTGGTCCAATTCGAACGGAATATGGATACCATTTTATCAAAGTTACAGAAAGAAAGGATGGTACGAATATCCGGTTTAGAGATGTCAAGGAGAGGGTGCGTTCTGAAGTGTTGGATACAGAAATTATGAATCTTATTGACCGTCTCCGGAAAGAAGCTCACATTATCATATACTAA
- a CDS encoding FmdE family protein yields the protein MEQTRFNKPFFNEVEPIKIKDPLAIALGAMDKNEPFVFTYTDAIKLAGHSCPAISGAYKLTQIALKALYGNEIPVRGQIRVTCKGGVDYRVNGPISQILTLITGASGESGFKGLGGGRYNRQKLLSFDEKQEADEDAVCTVIFERMDTKKKIEISYSNYMLPADPKMGELMPLAVTGKGSDEEAKKFGELWHDRIKTILLNPPDEMFVIRELS from the coding sequence ATGGAACAGACAAGGTTTAACAAGCCCTTTTTTAACGAGGTAGAGCCGATTAAAATTAAAGATCCTCTTGCGATAGCTCTGGGAGCAATGGACAAAAACGAACCTTTTGTTTTTACGTATACAGATGCCATAAAACTTGCAGGGCACTCATGCCCCGCAATTTCCGGGGCATATAAATTAACACAAATAGCATTGAAAGCTCTCTATGGTAATGAAATACCGGTACGTGGCCAAATCAGGGTAACATGTAAGGGAGGGGTTGATTATAGGGTAAACGGTCCTATTTCGCAAATTCTTACATTAATTACCGGTGCATCAGGGGAAAGCGGTTTTAAAGGACTTGGTGGGGGACGATATAACAGGCAAAAATTACTGTCTTTTGATGAGAAACAGGAGGCAGACGAAGATGCTGTATGTACCGTAATATTTGAAAGGATGGATACCAAAAAGAAGATAGAAATTAGTTACAGCAATTACATGCTTCCCGCCGACCCTAAAATGGGGGAATTGATGCCATTGGCAGTAACAGGGAAGGGATCCGATGAAGAAGCGAAAAAGTTTGGTGAATTGTGGCATGATAGAATCAAGACTATACTGTTGAATCCTCCTGATGAAATGTTTGTAATAAGAGAGCTGAGCTAA
- a CDS encoding tetratricopeptide repeat protein, which produces MNRTKLFWIFLLFIAAPIACRTPYYSPGEDKTKRGSLNSFTNRITNRYTPEEHKKLGISYAEKGMTEEAFEELKLASQGLPKDAELHHYFGKVFLENNKPDEAIAEILAAISYYQPVQTKEKADAYHDLGMAYKLKNMLPDALSALKTSLELNPASADIHYTAGVLYYKKNMLDKALNHLEKSNEIKPDKANTHFTLGLIYYTKGIYETSANEFKKALQLNPMDEEAHNYLGLIYQKKGAIEESIREYKTAIRLNNGYLEAYNNLGIAFYEIHDFQGAADALKKALELDPYFAEAYFNLGVVYSKQNLLKDAVTALEQALSLNPKIAKAHFVLGGIYTKNNMLEQALSEYEKAITINPNYGEAYYHYAELNAMKENHIKSIAAWKRTIELDSQNTDAYFNLGIAYYNKGNLDEAIALWNKVIGINPADYDALTNLANTYEKKGLSDKAISIWEKITEIYPGLTEIYNRLGYAYIKKHMYKAAILQWEKALEADPYYANTYYNLGLVYQLTGMQEEAIEAYKKVLEINTEDVDARRNLGFIYKEKGMDIEAESEFAIIKMLESSQHPTVLENENEQASLLVK; this is translated from the coding sequence ATGAATAGAACAAAACTGTTCTGGATATTTCTGTTATTCATTGCTGCCCCGATCGCTTGCAGAACACCGTATTATTCACCAGGCGAAGATAAAACAAAAAGAGGATCTCTGAATTCATTTACCAACAGGATTACAAACAGATACACACCGGAAGAACACAAGAAACTTGGGATTTCATATGCTGAAAAAGGTATGACAGAAGAAGCATTCGAGGAACTGAAACTGGCCTCTCAGGGGTTACCAAAAGATGCAGAATTGCATCACTACTTTGGTAAGGTGTTTCTTGAAAACAACAAACCAGATGAAGCAATTGCAGAGATACTTGCGGCCATTTCTTACTATCAACCAGTACAAACGAAAGAAAAAGCAGATGCCTACCACGACCTCGGCATGGCATACAAACTCAAAAATATGCTTCCGGATGCTCTTTCTGCATTGAAAACAAGCCTTGAACTAAATCCGGCTTCTGCTGATATACATTATACTGCAGGTGTGCTTTATTATAAAAAAAATATGCTTGATAAAGCCCTTAATCATCTGGAAAAATCAAATGAGATCAAACCGGACAAAGCGAATACACATTTTACGCTGGGATTAATTTATTACACCAAAGGAATTTATGAGACCTCTGCCAATGAATTTAAAAAGGCACTTCAATTAAATCCCATGGATGAGGAAGCCCATAACTATCTTGGCCTTATCTACCAGAAAAAAGGCGCTATTGAGGAATCCATCAGAGAATATAAAACAGCTATTCGTTTAAACAATGGCTATTTAGAGGCTTATAATAATCTGGGGATTGCCTTCTATGAAATACATGATTTCCAAGGTGCTGCAGACGCATTGAAAAAAGCGCTGGAACTGGATCCCTACTTTGCAGAAGCATATTTTAATCTTGGAGTCGTCTATAGCAAGCAAAACCTCCTGAAAGATGCTGTGACTGCACTCGAACAAGCACTTAGCCTTAACCCAAAAATCGCTAAAGCGCATTTTGTTTTAGGTGGGATTTATACAAAAAACAATATGCTGGAACAAGCACTATCGGAATATGAGAAAGCCATTACTATCAATCCAAATTATGGAGAGGCATATTATCATTATGCTGAACTCAATGCCATGAAGGAAAACCATATAAAATCTATTGCTGCATGGAAGAGGACAATAGAGCTGGACAGTCAAAATACCGATGCCTATTTTAATCTGGGAATAGCATACTATAATAAAGGAAATCTGGATGAGGCTATTGCGTTATGGAATAAGGTTATCGGGATCAATCCGGCAGATTATGATGCACTAACAAACCTTGCTAACACTTACGAAAAAAAGGGGCTATCAGATAAAGCCATTTCCATATGGGAAAAAATTACTGAAATTTATCCTGGCCTTACAGAGATATACAACCGGTTAGGGTATGCCTATATAAAGAAACATATGTATAAAGCTGCCATTCTTCAATGGGAAAAGGCATTAGAAGCGGATCCGTATTATGCAAATACCTATTACAATCTTGGACTTGTTTATCAGCTCACTGGCATGCAGGAAGAAGCAATCGAGGCTTACAAAAAAGTATTGGAGATCAATACAGAGGATGTTGATGCGCGTAGGAATCTAGGATTCATCTATAAAGAAAAAGGTATGGATATTGAAGCTGAGTCAGAATTCGCCATCATTAAAATGTTGGAGTCCTCTCAACATCCCACAGTCCTGGAGAATGAAAACGAACAAGCATCTCTCTTGGTAAAATAA
- a CDS encoding universal stress protein, whose product MITIKKILCPVDFSVCSAYALNYAIDFSMKEQALLYLLYVVEMHADDTGFIIKQTDISENSNKTATIKARLMNLVPGKIRSAINLETMVVQGIPFIEIIKVARNHQVDLIVLGTHGRTGLRHILIGSVAERVIQKAPCPVLSIKLPE is encoded by the coding sequence ATGATAACGATAAAAAAAATACTATGCCCGGTGGATTTCTCGGTTTGTTCTGCTTATGCGTTAAACTACGCAATTGACTTTTCAATGAAAGAACAAGCATTATTGTATTTACTCTATGTGGTAGAAATGCATGCAGATGATACGGGTTTTATCATTAAACAAACAGATATATCAGAGAACAGCAATAAAACAGCTACTATTAAAGCACGACTTATGAATTTAGTGCCCGGTAAAATACGGTCAGCTATTAATTTAGAAACAATGGTAGTTCAGGGTATTCCCTTTATCGAAATAATAAAAGTTGCCAGAAATCATCAGGTGGACCTTATCGTATTGGGAACTCATGGAAGGACAGGGTTAAGACACATATTAATTGGTAGTGTTGCGGAAAGAGTAATACAAAAAGCCCCTTGTCCTGTACTAAGTATAAAACTTCCGGAGTAA
- a CDS encoding 2-isopropylmalate synthase, producing the protein MDNNIIIFDTTLRDGEQSPGVSLGINEKVKIARQLALLNVDIIEAGFPVSSPGDFESVKRIAQDVKGVTVAGLARAVEKDIDSAVRALEKAEKPRVHIFLATSEIHRKYKLLKAKEEIIHLAVKGVTYARKYVDDIEFSPEDASRTELDFLVQVVEAVIDAGARTVNIPDTVGYAVPDQYAFLIRGLKEHVKNIDRAILSVHCHNDLGLAVANSLAAVKAGAKQVECTINGIGERAGNAAMEEVVMALKTRHDFYHCSTRIFTKELIATSKLVSSLSGLRVQRNKAIVGENAFAHQSGVHQDGVLKERTTYEIMKPEDVGHLKTKIVLGKLSGRHALKKRIKELGYELTEEEFERAFEEFKRIADKKKEVFDEDIEAIVGIEKMDVPDIFHLKSLSISCGPNTVPTASVRLKLQDGRFVDNATIGDGPIDALFKAIDLSTGIPGKLQDYNIHAVTSGKDAMGEVHVSIDVDGKIIGGRAVSTDIIEASAMAYLNAINRVAATNPKYAVHKQGIA; encoded by the coding sequence ATGGATAATAACATTATAATTTTTGATACGACCCTTCGCGATGGAGAGCAATCACCTGGAGTTAGCCTTGGTATTAATGAGAAAGTTAAGATTGCGAGGCAGCTGGCACTGTTGAATGTAGATATTATTGAGGCAGGATTTCCTGTTTCATCACCAGGTGATTTTGAATCGGTAAAAAGGATTGCCCAGGATGTAAAGGGGGTTACTGTGGCAGGCCTTGCCCGGGCTGTTGAAAAGGATATTGATAGTGCTGTCAGGGCACTTGAGAAGGCAGAAAAACCACGGGTTCACATCTTTTTAGCCACTTCTGAAATACACAGGAAATACAAGTTACTGAAAGCCAAAGAAGAAATTATTCATTTGGCGGTGAAAGGGGTAACGTATGCCCGAAAGTATGTGGATGATATAGAATTTTCACCGGAGGATGCATCAAGAACTGAATTGGACTTTCTTGTCCAGGTAGTAGAGGCTGTTATTGATGCCGGTGCGAGGACGGTTAATATTCCCGATACCGTAGGCTATGCTGTTCCGGATCAGTATGCTTTTCTTATCAGGGGATTGAAAGAGCATGTGAAAAATATTGACAGGGCAATACTGAGCGTACACTGCCATAATGATCTCGGACTCGCCGTTGCCAATTCTCTGGCTGCGGTAAAAGCTGGCGCAAAGCAAGTTGAGTGTACGATAAATGGAATTGGTGAAAGGGCAGGGAATGCCGCCATGGAAGAGGTTGTTATGGCTCTGAAAACCCGGCATGATTTTTACCATTGTTCTACGCGGATTTTCACAAAAGAATTAATTGCAACAAGTAAACTAGTAAGTAGCTTGTCAGGACTGCGAGTGCAGAGAAATAAGGCTATTGTTGGTGAAAATGCATTTGCGCATCAATCCGGGGTTCATCAGGACGGGGTGCTCAAGGAGCGTACGACTTACGAGATTATGAAGCCGGAGGATGTTGGACACCTGAAAACAAAGATTGTACTTGGAAAATTATCAGGGCGGCATGCCCTCAAAAAGCGGATTAAAGAATTGGGATATGAGCTGACTGAAGAAGAATTCGAAAGGGCTTTTGAGGAATTTAAACGTATTGCCGACAAAAAGAAGGAGGTATTTGATGAAGATATTGAAGCCATTGTTGGTATTGAAAAAATGGATGTTCCTGATATTTTTCATTTAAAAAGTCTGAGTATTAGTTGCGGGCCAAATACAGTACCGACTGCCAGTGTACGGCTTAAGCTGCAGGATGGTCGCTTCGTGGACAATGCTACCATAGGTGATGGTCCCATTGATGCACTTTTTAAGGCTATAGATCTGTCAACAGGGATTCCCGGCAAACTGCAGGATTACAATATTCACGCCGTCACAAGCGGGAAGGATGCTATGGGAGAAGTTCATGTAAGTATTGATGTTGATGGGAAGATCATAGGGGGACGTGCGGTAAGTACCGATATTATTGAAGCAAGCGCAATGGCCTATTTAAATGCAATAAACAGAGTTGCTGCAACTAATCCAAAGTACGCAGTCCATAAGCAGGGCATAGCATAG
- the acsA gene encoding acetate--CoA ligase → MKNGEIIRKEPGVGNLLDYVKIYNEFSWEYFRKEIGIDDNRVNIAYEAIDKHAQSWRKNKVALYWEGADGTRKKYTFMEMEKLTNKCANMLRKTGVKKGDRVFIFLPRLPELYISMIAIAKLGAIAGPMFSAFGPDAVRDRLQNSEARVLITTSELKERVDAVLWELPKLEHIVLVNGEKGDEENGEGTLSFETLMENASDRFETEWMKAEDPLYILYTSGTTGKPKGITHVHNDMISHYITTKWVLDLRDDDIYWCTADPGWVTGTVYGAWGPWLNGISLYVFDGRFEAAKWYEIIQNYRISVWYTAPTALRMLMKAGDSLVKEYDLSSLRFIFSVGEPLNPEVIRWGLNVYRLPIHDNWWQTETGSIMIANYPCLPIKPGSMGKPFPGIHAAIIDGKGSELPAGQHGFLALKPGWPSMLRTVWGDEKRFREYFAINGWYATGDTAYKDEDGYFWFVGRADDVINTSGHRVGPFEVESALLEHRAVAESGVIGKPDTERGEIIKAFVVLREGYKPSKEMEEELKIFIKHRLAAHAYPREIEFCTDLPRTRSGKIMRRLLKARDLGLPTGDISTLED, encoded by the coding sequence ATGAAAAACGGGGAAATAATCAGGAAAGAACCTGGAGTGGGTAATCTTTTAGATTATGTGAAGATTTATAACGAATTTTCCTGGGAATATTTCAGGAAAGAGATTGGTATTGACGATAACAGGGTAAATATTGCCTATGAGGCAATTGACAAACATGCCCAGAGCTGGAGAAAGAACAAAGTAGCATTGTATTGGGAAGGTGCTGACGGTACCCGCAAAAAATATACATTTATGGAAATGGAAAAACTTACCAACAAGTGTGCAAACATGCTTCGGAAGACCGGAGTGAAAAAAGGTGACCGTGTCTTTATCTTTCTTCCCCGCTTGCCTGAACTCTATATTAGTATGATAGCGATTGCAAAGCTGGGAGCTATTGCCGGACCAATGTTTTCAGCCTTTGGACCGGATGCGGTGCGTGACCGTTTACAGAATAGCGAGGCCAGGGTATTAATTACCACGTCCGAATTGAAGGAACGTGTTGATGCAGTGTTGTGGGAATTGCCAAAGTTAGAACATATTGTCCTGGTGAATGGCGAAAAGGGGGATGAAGAGAATGGAGAAGGGACGCTCAGTTTTGAAACACTTATGGAAAACGCCTCTGATAGATTTGAAACAGAATGGATGAAGGCGGAAGACCCGCTTTACATTTTATATACCTCTGGCACTACAGGAAAACCTAAGGGCATAACGCATGTACATAATGATATGATCTCCCATTATATTACAACAAAATGGGTGCTGGATCTGAGAGATGACGATATCTATTGGTGTACGGCGGATCCTGGTTGGGTGACAGGGACGGTATACGGGGCGTGGGGGCCATGGCTCAATGGCATTTCTTTATATGTTTTTGACGGCAGGTTTGAAGCTGCGAAATGGTATGAAATTATTCAAAATTACAGGATTAGCGTATGGTATACTGCTCCTACGGCTTTACGAATGCTCATGAAAGCAGGTGACAGTCTTGTAAAAGAATATGATTTAAGCAGCCTGAGATTTATTTTTAGTGTAGGTGAACCACTAAACCCTGAGGTTATTAGATGGGGTTTGAATGTTTACCGTTTACCTATTCACGATAACTGGTGGCAAACTGAAACGGGATCCATTATGATTGCAAATTATCCGTGTTTACCAATAAAACCCGGTTCAATGGGCAAACCCTTTCCGGGTATTCATGCTGCTATTATTGACGGGAAGGGGAGTGAATTACCTGCCGGACAGCATGGATTTCTGGCTTTGAAGCCCGGCTGGCCTTCCATGCTGCGAACTGTATGGGGTGACGAGAAACGGTTTAGAGAATATTTTGCTATCAACGGATGGTATGCTACGGGTGACACAGCCTATAAGGACGAGGATGGTTATTTCTGGTTTGTAGGCAGGGCAGATGATGTAATTAATACATCGGGCCATAGGGTAGGTCCATTTGAGGTAGAGAGCGCATTGCTGGAACACAGGGCTGTTGCGGAATCAGGTGTGATTGGAAAACCAGATACAGAACGAGGGGAAATTATTAAGGCCTTTGTAGTACTTCGGGAAGGGTATAAACCTTCGAAAGAGATGGAAGAAGAATTGAAGATATTTATAAAGCATCGTTTGGCAGCTCATGCGTATCCAAGAGAGATAGAGTTTTGTACTGACCTTCCCAGGACCCGGAGCGGCAAAATTATGCGCCGGCTGTTAAAAGCAAGGGATCTGGGGTTGCCAACAGGAGATATATCTACACTTGAAGATTAA